A genomic segment from Bradyrhizobium diazoefficiens USDA 110 encodes:
- a CDS encoding ABC transporter substrate-binding protein, translated as MRARNYFVGAAFALLAGGMAHSAMAQDIKIGEINSYSLLPAFTEPYRKGWQLAVEEINAAGGINGKKLVVVSKDDGGKPADAQTAANELVSSEGVAMLTGTFLSNIGLAVSDFANQKKVFFLAAEPLTDAVTWSKGNKYTFRLRPSNYMQAAMLVEAASKLPAKRWATIAPNYEYGQSAVAVFKKLMSEKRPDIQWVDEQWPPQGKIDAGPVVQAVAAANPEAILNVAFGADLVKLVREGNTRGLFKGREVVSFLTGEPEYLDPLKDETPEGWIVTGYPWYSIKTPEHDAFLKAYQAKYNDYPRLGSIVGYQTIKSAAAILAKAGSTDPEKLIAAAEGLSMPSPFGEITFRKIDHQSTLGAYVGKTALKDGKGVMVDSSYKKGADYLPSDAEVEKLRPKD; from the coding sequence ATGCGAGCGAGAAACTATTTTGTGGGCGCGGCCTTCGCGCTTCTGGCCGGCGGCATGGCTCATTCGGCCATGGCACAGGACATCAAGATCGGCGAGATCAACAGCTACTCGCTGCTGCCGGCCTTCACCGAGCCCTATCGCAAGGGCTGGCAGCTCGCCGTGGAAGAGATCAACGCGGCCGGCGGCATCAACGGCAAGAAGCTGGTCGTCGTCTCCAAGGACGACGGCGGCAAGCCGGCGGATGCGCAGACTGCGGCCAACGAGCTGGTGTCGAGCGAGGGCGTCGCGATGCTGACGGGGACGTTCCTGTCGAACATCGGTCTGGCCGTCAGCGACTTCGCCAACCAGAAGAAAGTGTTTTTCCTTGCGGCCGAGCCGCTAACGGACGCCGTGACCTGGTCGAAGGGCAACAAGTACACCTTCCGCCTGCGGCCCTCGAACTACATGCAGGCCGCGATGCTGGTGGAAGCAGCCAGCAAGCTGCCGGCAAAGCGCTGGGCGACGATCGCGCCGAACTATGAGTACGGCCAGTCGGCAGTTGCCGTGTTCAAGAAGCTGATGTCGGAGAAGCGCCCCGACATCCAGTGGGTGGACGAGCAGTGGCCGCCGCAGGGCAAGATCGATGCGGGTCCGGTGGTGCAGGCGGTTGCCGCGGCCAATCCCGAGGCGATCCTCAACGTCGCCTTCGGCGCCGACCTCGTGAAGCTCGTGCGCGAAGGCAACACCCGCGGCCTGTTCAAGGGGCGCGAGGTCGTGTCCTTCCTGACCGGCGAGCCCGAATATCTCGATCCGCTCAAGGACGAGACGCCGGAGGGCTGGATCGTCACTGGCTATCCCTGGTACTCGATCAAGACGCCCGAGCATGATGCGTTCCTGAAGGCCTACCAGGCCAAGTACAACGACTATCCGCGTCTCGGCTCGATCGTCGGCTACCAGACCATCAAGTCGGCGGCCGCGATCCTGGCAAAGGCCGGCTCGACCGATCCGGAGAAGCTGATTGCCGCGGCGGAGGGCCTGTCCATGCCGTCGCCGTTCGGTGAGATCACCTTCCGCAAGATCGACCACCAGTCGACCCTCGGCGCTTACGTTGGCAAGACCGCGCTGAAGGACGGCAAGGGCGTGATGGTGGACTCTTCTTACAAGAAGGGCGCGGACTATCTGCCCAGCGATGCCGAAGTCGAGAAGCTGCGTCCGAAGGACTGA
- a CDS encoding UPF0280 family protein — protein MTRLPQIALLSDGRRLHLQDGPIDLIVEARGGPGEVRAAYDAAARRFTGLLDELCVELTELRKAAEPGACPLKGAVARRMYAAVAPYAPDCFITPMAAVAGSVAEEILGAMLNAASLDQAYVNNGGDIALHLARGEHFSVGLMDRPDRDGVMRRMKVDADDPVRGIATSGRHGRSFSLGIADAVTVLAAMAAQADAAATIIANAVDLPGHPAIVRQPANELQPDSDLGARLVTRNVGELSPTEISAALESGAECARQLFDRGLIEGAVLQLSGDMLVIGTKDIERQRSRPSVLENAVHA, from the coding sequence ATGACACGGCTCCCGCAAATCGCATTGCTGTCTGATGGTCGGCGGCTGCATTTGCAGGATGGGCCGATTGATCTGATCGTCGAAGCGAGGGGGGGGCCGGGCGAGGTGCGTGCGGCCTATGACGCCGCAGCGCGCCGCTTCACCGGGCTGCTCGATGAGCTCTGCGTGGAGCTGACGGAGCTGCGCAAGGCAGCGGAACCCGGAGCGTGCCCACTGAAGGGCGCCGTTGCGCGCCGCATGTATGCCGCCGTTGCGCCCTATGCCCCCGATTGCTTCATCACGCCGATGGCCGCGGTGGCGGGCAGCGTGGCCGAGGAGATTCTGGGCGCAATGCTGAACGCGGCGTCGCTCGACCAGGCCTATGTCAACAATGGCGGCGACATCGCGCTGCATCTTGCGCGAGGCGAACATTTTTCGGTCGGCCTGATGGACCGGCCCGATCGCGACGGCGTGATGCGGAGAATGAAGGTCGATGCTGATGATCCCGTGCGGGGGATCGCGACCAGCGGGCGCCACGGCCGCAGCTTTTCGCTCGGCATTGCCGACGCCGTGACGGTGCTGGCGGCAATGGCCGCGCAGGCCGATGCGGCGGCCACGATCATCGCCAACGCTGTCGATCTGCCCGGGCATCCCGCCATCGTCCGGCAGCCCGCGAACGAGCTTCAGCCCGACAGCGATCTCGGCGCGCGTCTTGTCACCCGCAACGTCGGCGAATTGTCACCGACCGAGATTTCGGCCGCGCTGGAATCTGGCGCGGAATGTGCACGGCAATTGTTCGATCGCGGATTGATCGAGGGTGCCGTGTTGCAGCTCAGTGGTGATATGCTCGTCATCGGAACAAAAGATATTGAACGGCAACGATCGCGCCCGTCTGTGCTGGAGAACGCGGTTCATGCCTGA
- a CDS encoding ATP-binding protein, with protein MITEVSCENLSSADNYIAIASVDLLGEILNAADKAKFQRGVTNYPTIGDAVDLITSQELRTIYAPTGSDQINVGFLQQDRSVIAYVDVEEMLSKHFAVLGSTGVGKSTGVSLLLNEILKARPNLRIFLLDVHNEYGRCFGDRALVLNPRNLKLPFWLFNFEEIVDVLFGGRAGVPEELDILAEVIPLAKGVYTQYQNADRIGLKRIDPKQIGYTVDTPVPYRLVDLMSLIDERMGKLENRSSRIIYHKLISRIEAVRNDPRYAFMFDNANVGGDTMAEVISHLFRLPANGKPMTVMQLAGFPAEVIDSVVSVLCRMAFDFGLWSDGVSPLLFVCEEAHRYASADRNVGFGPTRKAVSRIAKEGRKYGVYLGLITQRPAELDATIISQCNTLFTMRLANERDQALLRAAVSDAAANLLSFVPSLGTREVLAFGEGVALPTRLRFKEVPPHQLPRGEATISSVPSVTSGHDMHFVSAVLERWRGATSQRDVPNDPVFQAPPAKTLGTAEAPMLQPSMGLDPDRFSLLKKPLR; from the coding sequence ATGATCACCGAGGTCTCCTGCGAGAATCTGTCGAGCGCCGACAATTACATCGCCATCGCCTCGGTCGACCTGCTCGGCGAGATCCTCAACGCCGCCGACAAGGCCAAATTCCAGCGCGGCGTCACCAATTATCCGACCATCGGCGACGCGGTCGACCTGATCACGAGCCAGGAGCTGCGCACGATCTACGCGCCGACCGGATCGGACCAGATCAACGTCGGCTTCCTCCAGCAGGACCGCTCGGTGATCGCCTATGTCGACGTCGAGGAAATGCTGTCCAAGCATTTTGCCGTGCTGGGATCGACCGGCGTCGGCAAATCGACCGGCGTCTCGCTGCTGCTCAACGAGATCCTGAAGGCGCGCCCGAACCTGCGCATCTTCCTGCTCGACGTGCACAACGAATATGGCCGCTGCTTCGGCGACCGCGCGCTGGTGCTGAACCCGCGGAACCTGAAGCTGCCGTTCTGGCTGTTCAACTTCGAGGAAATCGTCGACGTGCTGTTCGGCGGCCGCGCGGGCGTTCCGGAGGAGCTCGACATCCTCGCCGAGGTGATCCCGCTCGCCAAGGGCGTCTACACCCAATACCAGAACGCCGACCGCATCGGCCTCAAGCGCATCGACCCCAAGCAGATCGGCTACACGGTCGACACACCGGTGCCTTATCGTCTCGTCGATCTGATGTCGCTGATCGACGAGCGCATGGGCAAGCTCGAAAACCGCTCCTCGCGCATCATCTATCACAAGCTGATCTCGCGTATCGAGGCGGTGCGCAACGATCCGCGCTACGCCTTCATGTTCGACAACGCCAATGTCGGCGGCGACACCATGGCCGAGGTGATCAGCCACCTGTTCCGCCTGCCCGCCAACGGCAAGCCGATGACGGTGATGCAACTCGCCGGCTTCCCGGCCGAAGTGATCGATTCCGTCGTCTCGGTGCTCTGCCGCATGGCCTTCGACTTCGGCCTGTGGAGCGACGGCGTCTCGCCGCTCTTGTTCGTCTGCGAGGAAGCGCATCGCTACGCCTCCGCCGACCGCAACGTGGGCTTCGGGCCGACCCGCAAGGCGGTGTCGCGCATCGCCAAGGAAGGCCGCAAATACGGCGTCTATCTCGGGCTGATCACCCAGCGTCCGGCCGAGCTCGACGCCACCATCATCTCCCAGTGCAACACGCTGTTCACGATGCGTCTAGCCAACGAGCGCGACCAGGCGCTGCTGCGCGCCGCGGTGTCGGATGCGGCCGCGAACCTACTCTCCTTCGTACCCTCGCTCGGCACCCGCGAGGTGCTGGCGTTCGGCGAAGGCGTCGCACTGCCGACGCGCTTGCGCTTCAAGGAGGTGCCGCCGCACCAATTGCCGCGCGGCGAAGCCACCATCAGCAGCGTGCCCTCGGTGACCTCCGGTCACGACATGCATTTCGTCAGCGCCGTGCTCGAGCGCTGGCGCGGCGCCACCTCGCAGCGCGACGTGCCGAACGACCCGGTGTTCCAGGCGCCACCCGCGAAGACGCTCGGCACCGCCGAAGCCCCGATGCTGCAGCCCTCGATGGGCCTCGATCCCGACCGCTTCTCGCTGTTGAAGAAGCCGCTGCGGTAA
- a CDS encoding peroxidase-related enzyme (This protein belongs to a clade of uncharacterized proteins related to peroxidases such as the alkylhydroperoxidase AhpD.): MTKTAAQRFPAPALDTLPDDIRTRLLAVQEKSGFVPNVFLTLAYRPDEFRAFFAYHDALMEKDGGLTKAEREMIVVATSAANQCQYCVIAHGAILRIRAKNPLIADQVAVNYRKADITPRQKAMLDFAMKVSADAQRISEEDFAALAPHGFSDDDIWDIAAISAFFALSNRLANFTGMRPNDEFYLMGRLPKK; this comes from the coding sequence ATGACAAAAACAGCCGCACAACGCTTCCCAGCTCCCGCCCTCGACACGCTGCCTGACGACATCCGCACGCGCCTCCTCGCCGTGCAGGAGAAGAGCGGCTTCGTGCCGAACGTCTTCCTCACGCTGGCCTATCGTCCGGACGAGTTCCGCGCGTTCTTCGCCTATCACGACGCGCTGATGGAGAAGGACGGCGGCCTCACCAAGGCCGAACGGGAGATGATCGTGGTGGCGACCTCGGCGGCCAACCAGTGCCAGTATTGCGTGATCGCCCATGGCGCTATCCTGCGCATCCGCGCCAAGAACCCGCTGATCGCCGACCAGGTCGCGGTGAACTATCGCAAGGCCGACATCACGCCGCGGCAGAAGGCGATGCTCGACTTCGCGATGAAGGTCTCGGCCGACGCGCAGCGGATCTCGGAGGAGGATTTCGCCGCGCTTGCGCCGCACGGCTTCAGCGACGACGACATCTGGGACATCGCCGCGATCTCGGCCTTCTTCGCGCTGTCGAACCGGCTGGCGAACTTCACCGGCATGCGGCCGAACGACGAGTTCTACTTGATGGGCCGGCTGCCGAAGAAATGA
- a CDS encoding (2Fe-2S)-binding protein translates to MTQTPIRLTVNGRIHEITAERATPLLYVLRNDLALNGPKYGCGLGECGTCTVLIDGAAARSCVIPVGGCVGRDIVTLEGLGTSDKPDPVQQAFIDEQAAQCGYCLNGMIMTTKALLAINPQPTEQEALAALRYNLCRCGTHVEILRAVMRASGQLTEAAD, encoded by the coding sequence ATGACGCAGACACCGATCCGCCTCACCGTGAACGGCAGGATCCACGAGATCACTGCAGAGCGCGCAACGCCATTACTCTATGTGCTGCGCAACGACCTCGCGCTCAACGGTCCGAAATATGGCTGCGGCCTCGGCGAATGCGGCACCTGTACTGTCCTGATCGACGGCGCCGCCGCGCGCTCCTGCGTCATACCGGTCGGCGGCTGCGTGGGACGCGACATCGTGACGCTCGAAGGGCTCGGCACAAGCGACAAGCCTGATCCGGTGCAGCAGGCCTTCATCGACGAGCAGGCCGCGCAATGCGGCTACTGCCTCAACGGCATGATCATGACCACCAAGGCGTTGCTCGCGATCAACCCGCAGCCGACAGAACAGGAAGCGCTGGCGGCGCTGCGCTACAATCTCTGCCGCTGCGGCACGCATGTCGAAATCCTGCGCGCCGTGATGCGCGCATCGGGGCAGCTCACCGAGGCCGCGGACTGA
- a CDS encoding amino acid synthesis family protein has protein sequence MSAIIRKIVTVVEETQMEMGRQVSPPTRRAAAIAVIENPFAGQYVEDLAPLIAIGEELGELLSKRAVAALGIDGAKVQSYGKAAAVGENGELEHAAAILHPKMGAPVRKVLSKGAALIPSSKKRSGPGTTLDIPLGHKDAAFVRSHFDGMEVQINDAPRANEIMVAVAVTDSGRPLPRVGGLTVAEIKGEDGLR, from the coding sequence ATGAGCGCGATCATCCGCAAGATCGTCACGGTCGTCGAAGAGACGCAAATGGAGATGGGCCGCCAGGTCTCGCCGCCGACCCGGCGCGCCGCGGCCATCGCCGTGATCGAAAATCCCTTTGCCGGACAATATGTCGAGGATCTCGCGCCGCTGATCGCGATCGGCGAGGAGCTCGGCGAACTGCTGTCGAAGCGCGCAGTCGCGGCGCTCGGGATCGACGGGGCGAAGGTGCAGAGCTACGGCAAGGCGGCGGCCGTCGGTGAGAATGGCGAGCTGGAGCATGCGGCCGCGATCCTTCATCCGAAGATGGGCGCGCCGGTGCGGAAGGTTCTGAGCAAGGGCGCAGCGCTGATCCCTTCGTCGAAGAAGCGCAGCGGCCCCGGCACGACGCTCGATATCCCCCTGGGTCACAAGGATGCGGCCTTCGTGCGCAGCCACTTCGACGGCATGGAAGTGCAGATCAACGACGCGCCGCGCGCCAACGAGATCATGGTCGCGGTCGCCGTTACCGACAGCGGCCGTCCGCTGCCGCGTGTCGGCGGGCTGACGGTTGCGGAGATCAAGGGCGAGGACGGTCTGAGATAG
- a CDS encoding catechol 2,3-dioxygenase, producing the protein MQPEPILDLAHLGHMELLTPKPDESLKFFVDVMGMTISGRKGESVYLRGWDDYERYSLKLTASKTSGMEHMALRARSQQALERRVAALKGSGFDIGWIDGDMGQGPTFRCRDPDGHIVELYYETEWYQAPPELKPALKNQAQRFPARGVNVRRLDHLNCLAVDIKANREFFENYLGCRLTEQIVLNDGREAAMWLTMSNKSYDFAYSLDHSGTPGRFHHVTYALDSREEILRAADIFLENGIHIETGPHKHAIQQTFFLYVYEPGGNRVEVANAGARLILAPDWKPIVWTEEERKKGQAWGLKTIESFHTHGTPPVEVKKHA; encoded by the coding sequence ATGCAGCCCGAACCGATCCTCGATCTTGCCCATCTCGGCCATATGGAGCTGCTGACGCCCAAGCCCGACGAGAGCCTGAAATTCTTCGTCGACGTGATGGGCATGACAATCAGCGGTCGGAAGGGCGAGTCGGTCTACCTGCGGGGCTGGGACGATTACGAGCGCTATTCGCTCAAGCTCACGGCGTCGAAGACCTCAGGCATGGAGCACATGGCGCTGCGCGCGCGCAGCCAGCAGGCGCTGGAGCGCCGCGTCGCCGCGCTCAAGGGCTCCGGGTTCGACATCGGCTGGATCGACGGCGACATGGGGCAGGGGCCGACCTTCCGCTGCCGCGACCCCGACGGCCACATCGTCGAGCTCTATTACGAGACCGAATGGTATCAGGCGCCGCCGGAGCTGAAGCCGGCGCTCAAGAACCAGGCGCAGCGTTTTCCCGCCCGCGGCGTCAATGTCCGCCGCCTCGACCACCTCAACTGCCTCGCCGTCGACATCAAGGCCAACCGCGAGTTCTTCGAGAACTATCTCGGCTGCCGGCTCACCGAGCAGATCGTGCTCAACGACGGTCGGGAAGCGGCGATGTGGCTGACGATGTCGAACAAGAGCTACGACTTCGCCTATTCTCTCGACCATTCCGGCACGCCAGGCCGCTTCCACCACGTCACCTACGCGCTCGACAGCCGCGAGGAGATTCTTCGCGCGGCGGATATCTTCCTGGAGAACGGCATCCACATCGAGACCGGTCCGCACAAGCACGCGATCCAGCAGACCTTCTTCCTCTATGTCTACGAGCCCGGCGGCAACCGCGTCGAAGTCGCCAACGCCGGTGCGCGCCTCATCCTCGCCCCCGACTGGAAGCCGATCGTGTGGACCGAGGAGGAGCGCAAGAAAGGGCAGGCGTGGGGCCTGAAGACCATCGAGTCCTTCCACACCCACGGCACGCCGCCGGTGGAAGTGAAGAAGCACGCATAA
- a CDS encoding molybdopterin cofactor-binding domain-containing protein yields MASPASNGAERQSGSLVVVRTVDEITSETFVRITADGSVTAYNGHVDLGTGIRTALGQIVAEELDVSFARVVVVLGDTAVVPNQGATIASETIQITAVPLRKAAAQARHFLIARAAERLELPEADLKIEDGLVRGHDNRSVSYGELIGGETIRLELADDVAVKPVGDYAIVGQSMPRVDLPAKATGELTFVHDVRLPGMLHGRVVRPPYAGVDAGPFVGTSLLAVDESSVRDVPGIIAVVHIGDFVGIVAEREENAIRAAEQLKVSWKPTPTLTDLADVETALRANPSTPRTLIDKGDVNAAISGAAKPMQRTYVWPYQMHASIGPSCAVADFQSGDIRVWSGTQNPHLLRGDLALLIERPESEIEVIRLEAAGCYGRNCADDVTADALLLSRAVGRPVRVQLTREQEHAWEPKGTAQLIDVNGGLNADGGVAAYDLATRYPSNAAPTLALLLTGRVSPDPAVLQMGDRTAIPPYDYDHMRVVAHDMAPIVRASWLRGVSALPNTFAHESYIDEAATEAGVDPIEYRLRYLKDQRAVDLVNAVAERAGWTPRPVREEKDGEVVHGRGFAYALYVHSKFPGYGAAWSAWVADVAVNKTTGDVSVTRVVAGQDSGLMINPDGVRHQIHGNVIQSTSRALMEEVSFERGAVAAREWGAYPIIPFPDVPKIDVLMLPRPDQPPLGVGESASVPSAAAIANAIFDATGVRFREPPFTPERILRGLHGDARPAPQALPAPAAPQPSRIWQNPFARRAGIFATIAAVCTAAIGVGAALLPGRAIAPIARPDASVYSAATIARGAQLAALGNCAECHTTIGGAPNAGGRALATPFGTIYATNITPDVETGIGAWSYPAFERAMRDGQHRDGRQLYPAFPYTHFSKTSEADLQALYAYLMAQPAARATAPANTLAFPLNIRPLLAGWNALFHQTKDFKPDPAQSAQWNRGAYLVESLGHCSACHSPRNALGAEQRDAYLAGGFAEGWEAPPLTSLSQAPIPWSEDELYAYLRTGQSRYHGVAAGPMAPVVRDLTALPDQDIRAMAVYLNSFNNAATEAPEALAARLESATQVTTAASTGARLYQGACAVCHEVGGLPLFGSRPSLALNSNLHSASPDNLVQVILHGIAEPASSDLGYMPAFRNSMSDAQIEELVTFLRRQFAPDKPAWTGVRETIARVRSAAH; encoded by the coding sequence ATGGCCTCCCCTGCCTCGAACGGAGCTGAGCGGCAATCAGGCTCGCTCGTCGTCGTCCGCACCGTGGACGAGATCACATCCGAGACCTTCGTCCGCATCACCGCAGACGGCTCGGTCACCGCTTACAATGGTCATGTCGATCTCGGCACCGGCATCCGCACCGCGCTCGGCCAGATCGTCGCCGAGGAGCTCGACGTGTCCTTTGCGCGCGTCGTCGTCGTGCTCGGCGATACCGCTGTCGTGCCGAACCAGGGCGCCACGATCGCCAGTGAAACCATCCAGATCACTGCCGTGCCCCTGCGCAAGGCCGCGGCGCAGGCGCGCCACTTCCTGATCGCGCGCGCAGCCGAGCGGCTGGAGTTGCCGGAGGCCGACCTCAAGATCGAAGACGGCCTCGTGCGCGGGCACGACAACCGCAGCGTCAGCTATGGCGAATTGATCGGCGGCGAGACGATCCGGCTCGAGCTTGCCGACGACGTCGCCGTCAAGCCCGTCGGCGACTACGCCATCGTCGGCCAGTCGATGCCGCGGGTCGACCTGCCGGCGAAGGCCACGGGCGAGCTGACCTTCGTGCACGACGTCCGCCTGCCTGGCATGCTGCACGGCCGCGTCGTGCGTCCGCCCTATGCCGGCGTCGATGCCGGGCCGTTCGTCGGCACCAGCCTGCTCGCGGTCGACGAATCCTCGGTGCGCGACGTTCCCGGCATCATAGCCGTCGTGCACATCGGCGATTTCGTCGGAATCGTCGCCGAGCGCGAGGAGAATGCGATTCGCGCCGCGGAGCAGCTCAAGGTGAGCTGGAAGCCGACGCCCACCCTCACCGACCTCGCCGATGTCGAGACCGCGTTGCGCGCCAATCCGTCGACGCCGCGGACGTTGATCGACAAGGGCGACGTCAATGCGGCGATATCAGGCGCCGCCAAGCCGATGCAGCGCACCTATGTGTGGCCGTACCAGATGCATGCCTCGATCGGCCCGTCCTGCGCGGTCGCCGACTTCCAGAGCGGCGACATCCGCGTCTGGTCGGGCACGCAGAATCCGCATCTGCTGCGCGGCGATCTGGCGCTGCTGATCGAGCGCCCCGAGAGCGAGATCGAAGTCATCCGGCTGGAGGCCGCCGGCTGCTACGGCCGCAACTGCGCCGACGACGTCACCGCGGATGCGCTGCTGCTGTCGCGCGCGGTCGGCCGTCCGGTGCGCGTGCAACTGACGCGCGAGCAGGAGCACGCCTGGGAGCCCAAGGGCACCGCGCAGCTCATCGACGTCAATGGCGGCCTGAACGCCGACGGCGGCGTCGCGGCTTACGACCTCGCCACGCGCTATCCCTCGAACGCCGCGCCGACGCTGGCGCTGCTGCTGACCGGTCGCGTCTCGCCCGATCCGGCCGTGCTCCAGATGGGCGACCGCACCGCGATCCCGCCCTACGACTACGACCACATGCGCGTCGTCGCCCATGACATGGCGCCGATCGTGCGCGCGTCCTGGCTTCGCGGCGTCTCGGCGCTGCCGAACACGTTTGCGCATGAATCCTACATCGACGAGGCCGCAACGGAAGCCGGCGTCGACCCGATCGAATACCGGCTGCGCTACCTGAAAGACCAGCGCGCCGTCGATCTCGTCAATGCGGTGGCCGAGCGCGCGGGCTGGACGCCGCGGCCGGTCCGCGAAGAGAAGGACGGCGAGGTCGTGCACGGGCGCGGCTTTGCCTATGCGCTCTATGTCCACAGCAAGTTTCCGGGCTATGGCGCGGCGTGGTCGGCCTGGGTCGCCGACGTCGCCGTGAACAAGACGACCGGCGACGTCAGCGTGACGCGCGTCGTCGCCGGGCAGGACTCCGGTCTGATGATCAATCCGGACGGCGTGCGCCACCAGATCCACGGCAACGTCATCCAGTCCACCAGCCGCGCGCTGATGGAGGAGGTCTCGTTCGAGCGCGGTGCGGTGGCGGCGCGCGAATGGGGCGCCTATCCGATCATCCCCTTCCCCGACGTGCCCAAGATCGACGTCTTGATGTTGCCGCGGCCGGACCAGCCGCCGCTCGGCGTCGGCGAGTCCGCCTCGGTCCCGAGCGCGGCGGCGATCGCCAATGCCATCTTCGATGCCACCGGCGTGCGCTTTCGCGAGCCCCCGTTCACGCCCGAGCGCATCCTCCGGGGCCTGCACGGTGACGCGCGGCCCGCGCCGCAGGCCCTGCCCGCTCCCGCAGCGCCACAGCCATCGCGCATCTGGCAGAATCCGTTCGCCAGGCGCGCCGGCATCTTTGCGACCATTGCCGCCGTCTGCACCGCCGCGATCGGCGTTGGCGCTGCCCTCTTGCCCGGCCGCGCCATCGCGCCGATCGCGCGGCCCGATGCATCGGTCTATTCCGCGGCAACCATCGCCCGCGGCGCGCAGCTTGCCGCGCTCGGCAATTGCGCGGAGTGCCACACCACGATCGGCGGTGCGCCCAACGCCGGCGGCCGCGCGCTTGCGACGCCGTTCGGCACGATCTACGCGACCAACATCACGCCCGACGTCGAGACCGGCATCGGCGCCTGGTCCTATCCCGCCTTCGAGCGCGCGATGCGCGACGGGCAGCATCGCGACGGACGGCAGCTCTATCCCGCCTTCCCCTACACGCATTTTTCGAAGACCAGCGAGGCCGACCTCCAGGCGCTCTACGCCTACCTGATGGCGCAGCCCGCGGCGCGCGCGACGGCGCCCGCGAACACGCTCGCCTTCCCGTTGAACATTCGCCCGCTGCTCGCGGGCTGGAATGCGCTGTTTCATCAGACGAAGGACTTCAAGCCCGATCCCGCGCAGTCCGCGCAGTGGAATCGCGGCGCCTATCTGGTCGAAAGTCTCGGCCATTGCAGCGCCTGCCATTCGCCGCGCAACGCGCTCGGCGCCGAGCAGCGCGATGCCTATCTCGCCGGCGGCTTTGCCGAGGGTTGGGAGGCGCCGCCGCTGACGTCGCTGTCGCAGGCACCGATCCCCTGGAGCGAGGACGAGCTCTACGCCTATTTGCGCACCGGCCAGTCGCGCTATCACGGCGTCGCCGCCGGCCCGATGGCGCCTGTTGTCAGGGATCTCACAGCCCTGCCCGACCAGGACATTCGCGCGATGGCCGTCTATCTCAACTCGTTCAACAACGCCGCCACCGAGGCGCCGGAGGCACTTGCCGCCAGGCTCGAGAGCGCAACGCAAGTCACCACCGCCGCCTCCACCGGCGCGCGGCTCTATCAGGGCGCCTGCGCCGTCTGCCACGAGGTCGGCGGCCTGCCGCTGTTCGGCAGCCGGCCCTCGCTCGCGCTCAACAGCAATCTGCACAGCGCATCACCGGACAATCTCGTGCAGGTGATCCTGCACGGCATCGCCGAGCCAGCATCGAGCGATCTCGGCTACATGCCTGCGTTCAGGAACAGCATGAGCGACGCGCAGATCGAGGAGCTCGTCACGTTCCTGCGCAGGCAGTTCGCCCCCGACAAGCCGGCCTGGACAGGCGTGCGCGAAACGATCGCACGCGTGCGATCGGCTGCCCACTGA